A stretch of Candidatus Poribacteria bacterium DNA encodes these proteins:
- a CDS encoding macro domain-containing protein, translating into MEKVFGRIVVRTGDLTAEDTDAIVNAANSSLMGGGGVDGAIHRAGGPQILEECRRIRATTHPDGLPVGEAVSTSGGRLKARYVIHTVGPVWHGGNQGEPELLASCYRNALVEGERLGVQSVAFP; encoded by the coding sequence ATGGAGAAGGTGTTCGGACGCATCGTCGTGCGAACCGGCGATCTGACCGCCGAGGACACGGACGCCATCGTGAACGCGGCGAACAGCTCGCTGATGGGCGGCGGAGGAGTGGATGGCGCGATTCATCGCGCCGGCGGACCGCAGATTCTGGAAGAATGCCGGCGGATCCGGGCGACGACCCATCCGGACGGTCTTCCGGTTGGCGAGGCGGTCTCGACCTCGGGCGGACGTCTCAAGGCGCGATATGTGATCCACACGGTGGGCCCGGTGTGGCACGGCGGGAACCAGGGCGAGCCGGAACTGCTCGCTTCCTGCTACAGAAACGCTTTGGTCGAGGGTGAGAGGCTGGGCGTGCAGTCGGTGGCGTTTCCC